In Anser cygnoides isolate HZ-2024a breed goose chromosome 14, Taihu_goose_T2T_genome, whole genome shotgun sequence, one genomic interval encodes:
- the PCDH1 gene encoding protocadherin-1 isoform X2 — protein sequence MQTPLDQRSGDRPHPTPLRRRMRPLASCLGLWLLCQLPALVCGTRVVYKVQEEQPPNTLIGSLASDYGFPDVGHLYKLEVGAPYLRVDGKTGDIYTTETSIDRESLRECQHLLPGEPCYLEFEVSITDLIMNSSPRLLEGQIEVLDINDNTPNFASPVLTLTIPENTNIGALFSIPPAMDRDSGPNGVASYELMAGPEAQELFGLQVAEDQDEKQPQLIVMGNLDREQWDSYDLTIKVQDGGSPPRASSALLRITIVDMNDNAPKFEKALYEAELSENSPVGHSVLQVKANDSDQGANAEIDYSFHQASDMVRRLLRLDRATGLITVQGPIDREDVSILKFSVMAKDKGANPKSARTQVVVTIKDMNDNAPSIEIRGIGLVTHQDGMANISEDVPVETAVALVQVSDRDEGENAVVTCVVAGDVPFQLRQASETGSDSKKKYFLQTTTPLDYESVKDYTIEIVAVDSGNPPLSSTNSLKVQVVDVNDNAPVFSQSFTEVAFPENNEPDDLVMEVSASDADSGSNAKLVYSLVTDPSSKGSFTIDPDSGEIRVKAVLDREQRERYEFLVVAADKGSPSLKGTASVAINVMDRNDNDPKFMLSGYNFSVMENMPPLSPVGMVTVIDADKGENARIQLSVEQDNGDFVIQNGTGTILSSISFDREQQSTYTFRLKAVDGGDPPRSAYVGVTINVLDENDNAPFITSPSNATYKHILPHTSPGQQVSKVKAEDIDSGVNAELTYSITGGNPFELFQISPHSGDITLEKEILRKHHGLHRLVVRVNDKGKPSRHGTALVHFYVNETLANRTLLDTLVGHSLDTPLDIDIAGDPEYERSKQRSNILFGVIAGIVAVTLVIVLVVLVRYCRQREAKSGYQAGKKETKDLYAPKQASKSGKSKNKVKKSKSPKPPKPTEDEEETGLQKSLKFNLMNDSVSDSPRIHLPLNYPPGSPDLGRHYRSNSPLPSIQLQPQSPSASKKHQVVQDLPATNTFVGTGDNNSTGSEQYSDYSYRTNPQKYTNKQLPHRRVTFSAASQAQDLQDPSQHSYYDSGLEESETPSSKSSSGPRIGPLALPEDHYERTTPDGSIGEMEHPENERTLHKSNISHGIWRELPRIGCFDSEVI from the exons aTGCAGACGCCGCTGGATCAGCGCTCCGGGGACCGGCCGCATCCAA CTCCCCTGCGGCGCAGGATGAGGCCCCTCGCCTCCTGCCTGGGCCTGTGGctcctctgccagctgcctgccctGGTCTGCGGGACGCGGGTGGTCTACAAAGTGCAGGAGGAGCAACCCCCCAACACGCTCATCGGCAGCCTGGCCTCTGACTACGGCTTCCCAGACGTGGGGCACCTCTACAAGCTGGAAGTGGGGGCCCCGTACCTGCGTGTGGACGGCAAGACTGGGGACATCTACACCACGGAGACCTCCATCGACCGGGAGAGCTTGCGTGAgtgccagcacctcctgcccggCGAGCCCTGCTACCTGGAGTTCGAGGTGTCCATCACTGACCTGATCATGAACAGCAGCCCACGCCTGCTGGAGGGGCAGATAGAGGTGCTCGATATCAATGACAACACGCCCAACTTCGCCTCGCCTGTTCTCACCCTGACCATCCCCGAGAACACCAACATCGGGGCTCTCTTCTCCATACCCCCGGCCATGGACCGCGACTCGGGTCCCAACGGCGTTGCCTCCTACGAGCTGATGGCTGGCCCGGAGGCGCAGGAGCTCTTTGGGCTGCAGGTGGCCGAGGACCAGGACGAGAAGCAGCCGCAGCTGATCGTCATGGGGAACCTGGACCGGGAGCAGTGGGACTCCTATGACCTGACCATCAAGGTGCAGGACGGGGGCAGCCCGCCGCGGGCGAGCAGTGCCCTGCTGCGCATCACCATCGTGGACATGAATGACAATGCGCCCAAGTTCGAGAAGGCCCTCTACGAGGCAGAGCTGTCCGAAAACAGCCCCGTGGGGCACTCTGTCCTCCAG GTGAAGGCCAACGACTCGGACCAGGGCGCTAACGCCGAGATCGACTACTCGTTCCACCAGGCCTCAGACATGGTGCGCCGGCTGCTGCGCCTCGACCGCGCCACGGGGCTCATCACCGTCCAGGGACCCATTGACCGCGAGGACGTCAGCATCCTCAAGTTCTCCGTCATGGCCAAGGACAAGGGGGCCAACCCCAAGAGTGCCCGCACCCAGGTGGTGGTCACCATCAAGGACATGAACGACAACGCGCCCTCCATTGAGATTCGGGGCATCGGGTTGGTCACGCACCAGGATGGCATGGCAAATATCTCGGAGGACGTGCCAGTAGAGACAGCAGTAGCTCTGGTGCAGGTGTCCGACCGAGATGAGGGCGAGAACGCCGTGGTGACATGCGTGGTGGCTGGTGATGTCCCATTCCAGCTGCGGCAGGCAAGTGAAACTGGGAGCGACAGCAAGAAGAAATACTTCCTGCAGACCACCACGCCGCTGGACTACGAGTCGGTGAAGGACTACACGATTGAGATCGTTGCGGTGGACTCGGGGAACCCGCCCCTCTCCAGCACCAACTCGCTGAAGGTGCAGGTGGTGGACGTGAATGACAACGCGCCTGTCTTCAGCCAGAGCTTCACCGAGGTGGCCTTCCCCGAGAACAACGAGCCCGATGACCTGGTGATGGAGGTAAGCGCCAGCGATGCGGACAGCGGCTCCAACGCCAAGCTGGTTTACTCGCTGGTGACAGACCCCTCGTCCAAGGGCTCCTTCACTATTGACCCCGACTCTGGGGAGATCCGAGTGAAGGCGGTGCTGGACCGCGAGCAGCGGGAGCGCTACGAGTTCTTGGTGGTGGCGGCAGAcaagggcagccccagcctcaaGGGCACAGCATCTGTGGCCATCAACGTCATGGACAGGAATGACAACGACCCCAAGTTCATGCTGAGCGGCTACAACTTCTCGGTGATGGAGAACATGCCGCCCCTCAGCCCTGTGGGCATGGTGACGGTGATAGATGCTGACAAAGGAGAAAACGCCCGCATCCAGCTGTCGGTGGAGCAAGACAATGGGGATTTTGTCATCCAGAATGGCACTGGCACCATCCTCTCCAGCATCTCTTTTGACCGGGAGCAGCAGAGTACGTACACTTTCCGGCTCAAGGCGGTGGACGGTGGGGATCCTCCCAGGTCTGCATACGTGGGGGTGACCATCAATGTCTTGGATGAGAATGACAATGCCCCCTTCATCACTTCGCCCTCCAATGCCACCTACAagcacatcctgccccacacgAGCCCTGGCCAGCAGGTGAGCAAGGTCAAGGCAGAAGACATTGACTCCGGCGTCAACGCGGAGCTGACCTACAGCATCACGGGAGGCAACCCCTTCGAGCTCTTCCAGATCTCCCCGCACAGCGGAGACATCACGCTGGAGAAGGAGATCCTGCGCAAGCACCACGGCCTGCACCGCTTGGTTGTGCGCGTCAACGACAAGGGCAAGCCCTCGAGGCACGGCACAGCACTGGTGCACTTCTACGTCAATGAGACGCTGGCCAACCGCACGCTGCTGGACACGCTGGTGGGGCACAGCCTGGACACGCCGCTCGACATAGACATCGCTGGAGACCCCGAATACGAGCGCAGCAAACAGCGAAGCAATATCCTCTTTGGAGTCATCGCTGGCATCGTGGCAGTCACCTTGGTCATAGTGCTGGTCGTGCTGGTGCGCTACTGCCGACAGCGGGAGGCCAAGAGTGGCTACCAGGCAGGCAAGAAGGAGACCAAGGACCTGTACGCACCCAAGCAGGCCAGCAAGAGCGGTAAGAGCAAGAACAAGGTGAAGAAGAGCAAGTCCCCAAAGCCGCCCAAGCCCacggaggacgaggaggagacGGGGCTGCAGAAATCGCTCAAGTTCAACCTCATGAATGACTCCGTCAGCGACAGCCCTCGCATCCACCTGCCCCTCAACTACCCACCGGGCAGCCCAGACCTGGGGCGCCACTACCGCTCCAACTCACCCCTGCCCTCCATCCAGCTGCAGCCTCAGTCGCCCTCTGCCTCCAAGAAGCACCAGGTGGTGCAGGACCTGCCGGCCACCAACACCTTTGTTGGCACAGGGGACAACAACTCGACGGGCTCCGAGCAGTACTCGGACTACAGCTACCGCACCAACCCCCAGAAATACACCAACAAGCAG
- the PCDH1 gene encoding protocadherin-1 isoform X3: MQTPLDQRSGDRPHPTPLRRRMRPLASCLGLWLLCQLPALVCGTRVVYKVQEEQPPNTLIGSLASDYGFPDVGHLYKLEVGAPYLRVDGKTGDIYTTETSIDRESLRECQHLLPGEPCYLEFEVSITDLIMNSSPRLLEGQIEVLDINDNTPNFASPVLTLTIPENTNIGALFSIPPAMDRDSGPNGVASYELMAGPEAQELFGLQVAEDQDEKQPQLIVMGNLDREQWDSYDLTIKVQDGGSPPRASSALLRITIVDMNDNAPKFEKALYEAELSENSPVGHSVLQVKANDSDQGANAEIDYSFHQASDMVRRLLRLDRATGLITVQGPIDREDVSILKFSVMAKDKGANPKSARTQVVVTIKDMNDNAPSIEIRGIGLVTHQDGMANISEDVPVETAVALVQVSDRDEGENAVVTCVVAGDVPFQLRQASETGSDSKKKYFLQTTTPLDYESVKDYTIEIVAVDSGNPPLSSTNSLKVQVVDVNDNAPVFSQSFTEVAFPENNEPDDLVMEVSASDADSGSNAKLVYSLVTDPSSKGSFTIDPDSGEIRVKAVLDREQRERYEFLVVAADKGSPSLKGTASVAINVMDRNDNDPKFMLSGYNFSVMENMPPLSPVGMVTVIDADKGENARIQLSVEQDNGDFVIQNGTGTILSSISFDREQQSTYTFRLKAVDGGDPPRSAYVGVTINVLDENDNAPFITSPSNATYKHILPHTSPGQQVSKVKAEDIDSGVNAELTYSITGGNPFELFQISPHSGDITLEKEILRKHHGLHRLVVRVNDKGKPSRHGTALVHFYVNETLANRTLLDTLVGHSLDTPLDIDIAGDPEYERSKQRSNILFGVIAGIVAVTLVIVLVVLVRYCRQREAKSGYQAGKKETKDLYAPKQASKSGKSKNKVKKSKSPKPPKPTEDEEETGLQKSLKFNLMNDSVSDSPRIHLPLNYPPGSPDLGRHYRSNSPLPSIQLQPQSPSASKKHQVVQDLPATNTFVGTGDNNSTGSEQYSDYSYRTNPQKYTNKQLPHRRVTFSAASQAQDLQDPSQHSYYDSGLEESETPSSKSSSGPRIGPLALPEDHYERTTPDGSIGEMEHPENDRWSGAVADGPCDIYRRWRGSQHLS; this comes from the exons aTGCAGACGCCGCTGGATCAGCGCTCCGGGGACCGGCCGCATCCAA CTCCCCTGCGGCGCAGGATGAGGCCCCTCGCCTCCTGCCTGGGCCTGTGGctcctctgccagctgcctgccctGGTCTGCGGGACGCGGGTGGTCTACAAAGTGCAGGAGGAGCAACCCCCCAACACGCTCATCGGCAGCCTGGCCTCTGACTACGGCTTCCCAGACGTGGGGCACCTCTACAAGCTGGAAGTGGGGGCCCCGTACCTGCGTGTGGACGGCAAGACTGGGGACATCTACACCACGGAGACCTCCATCGACCGGGAGAGCTTGCGTGAgtgccagcacctcctgcccggCGAGCCCTGCTACCTGGAGTTCGAGGTGTCCATCACTGACCTGATCATGAACAGCAGCCCACGCCTGCTGGAGGGGCAGATAGAGGTGCTCGATATCAATGACAACACGCCCAACTTCGCCTCGCCTGTTCTCACCCTGACCATCCCCGAGAACACCAACATCGGGGCTCTCTTCTCCATACCCCCGGCCATGGACCGCGACTCGGGTCCCAACGGCGTTGCCTCCTACGAGCTGATGGCTGGCCCGGAGGCGCAGGAGCTCTTTGGGCTGCAGGTGGCCGAGGACCAGGACGAGAAGCAGCCGCAGCTGATCGTCATGGGGAACCTGGACCGGGAGCAGTGGGACTCCTATGACCTGACCATCAAGGTGCAGGACGGGGGCAGCCCGCCGCGGGCGAGCAGTGCCCTGCTGCGCATCACCATCGTGGACATGAATGACAATGCGCCCAAGTTCGAGAAGGCCCTCTACGAGGCAGAGCTGTCCGAAAACAGCCCCGTGGGGCACTCTGTCCTCCAG GTGAAGGCCAACGACTCGGACCAGGGCGCTAACGCCGAGATCGACTACTCGTTCCACCAGGCCTCAGACATGGTGCGCCGGCTGCTGCGCCTCGACCGCGCCACGGGGCTCATCACCGTCCAGGGACCCATTGACCGCGAGGACGTCAGCATCCTCAAGTTCTCCGTCATGGCCAAGGACAAGGGGGCCAACCCCAAGAGTGCCCGCACCCAGGTGGTGGTCACCATCAAGGACATGAACGACAACGCGCCCTCCATTGAGATTCGGGGCATCGGGTTGGTCACGCACCAGGATGGCATGGCAAATATCTCGGAGGACGTGCCAGTAGAGACAGCAGTAGCTCTGGTGCAGGTGTCCGACCGAGATGAGGGCGAGAACGCCGTGGTGACATGCGTGGTGGCTGGTGATGTCCCATTCCAGCTGCGGCAGGCAAGTGAAACTGGGAGCGACAGCAAGAAGAAATACTTCCTGCAGACCACCACGCCGCTGGACTACGAGTCGGTGAAGGACTACACGATTGAGATCGTTGCGGTGGACTCGGGGAACCCGCCCCTCTCCAGCACCAACTCGCTGAAGGTGCAGGTGGTGGACGTGAATGACAACGCGCCTGTCTTCAGCCAGAGCTTCACCGAGGTGGCCTTCCCCGAGAACAACGAGCCCGATGACCTGGTGATGGAGGTAAGCGCCAGCGATGCGGACAGCGGCTCCAACGCCAAGCTGGTTTACTCGCTGGTGACAGACCCCTCGTCCAAGGGCTCCTTCACTATTGACCCCGACTCTGGGGAGATCCGAGTGAAGGCGGTGCTGGACCGCGAGCAGCGGGAGCGCTACGAGTTCTTGGTGGTGGCGGCAGAcaagggcagccccagcctcaaGGGCACAGCATCTGTGGCCATCAACGTCATGGACAGGAATGACAACGACCCCAAGTTCATGCTGAGCGGCTACAACTTCTCGGTGATGGAGAACATGCCGCCCCTCAGCCCTGTGGGCATGGTGACGGTGATAGATGCTGACAAAGGAGAAAACGCCCGCATCCAGCTGTCGGTGGAGCAAGACAATGGGGATTTTGTCATCCAGAATGGCACTGGCACCATCCTCTCCAGCATCTCTTTTGACCGGGAGCAGCAGAGTACGTACACTTTCCGGCTCAAGGCGGTGGACGGTGGGGATCCTCCCAGGTCTGCATACGTGGGGGTGACCATCAATGTCTTGGATGAGAATGACAATGCCCCCTTCATCACTTCGCCCTCCAATGCCACCTACAagcacatcctgccccacacgAGCCCTGGCCAGCAGGTGAGCAAGGTCAAGGCAGAAGACATTGACTCCGGCGTCAACGCGGAGCTGACCTACAGCATCACGGGAGGCAACCCCTTCGAGCTCTTCCAGATCTCCCCGCACAGCGGAGACATCACGCTGGAGAAGGAGATCCTGCGCAAGCACCACGGCCTGCACCGCTTGGTTGTGCGCGTCAACGACAAGGGCAAGCCCTCGAGGCACGGCACAGCACTGGTGCACTTCTACGTCAATGAGACGCTGGCCAACCGCACGCTGCTGGACACGCTGGTGGGGCACAGCCTGGACACGCCGCTCGACATAGACATCGCTGGAGACCCCGAATACGAGCGCAGCAAACAGCGAAGCAATATCCTCTTTGGAGTCATCGCTGGCATCGTGGCAGTCACCTTGGTCATAGTGCTGGTCGTGCTGGTGCGCTACTGCCGACAGCGGGAGGCCAAGAGTGGCTACCAGGCAGGCAAGAAGGAGACCAAGGACCTGTACGCACCCAAGCAGGCCAGCAAGAGCGGTAAGAGCAAGAACAAGGTGAAGAAGAGCAAGTCCCCAAAGCCGCCCAAGCCCacggaggacgaggaggagacGGGGCTGCAGAAATCGCTCAAGTTCAACCTCATGAATGACTCCGTCAGCGACAGCCCTCGCATCCACCTGCCCCTCAACTACCCACCGGGCAGCCCAGACCTGGGGCGCCACTACCGCTCCAACTCACCCCTGCCCTCCATCCAGCTGCAGCCTCAGTCGCCCTCTGCCTCCAAGAAGCACCAGGTGGTGCAGGACCTGCCGGCCACCAACACCTTTGTTGGCACAGGGGACAACAACTCGACGGGCTCCGAGCAGTACTCGGACTACAGCTACCGCACCAACCCCCAGAAATACACCAACAAGCAG